A stretch of the Pseudomonas sp. ACM7 genome encodes the following:
- a CDS encoding Spy/CpxP family protein refolding chaperone has protein sequence MRKTLIALMFAAALPTVAMAMPEGAGPMGGPMDGSRHDGQMHGMHGKGPYSQLDLSREQREQIRKIMGEQMHERQQVVDKYLEKLSPADQKAMKDEMAANHKKAEADVRALLKPDQQKQFDEIQKKQAERRAEWAEFKAWKAQQQQKAQ, from the coding sequence ATGCGCAAGACTCTTATCGCTCTGATGTTCGCTGCCGCCCTGCCAACCGTTGCCATGGCCATGCCTGAAGGTGCCGGCCCGATGGGTGGCCCGATGGACGGCTCACGCCATGACGGTCAGATGCACGGCATGCACGGCAAAGGCCCGTACAGCCAGCTGGACCTGAGCCGCGAACAGCGCGAACAGATCCGCAAAATCATGGGCGAGCAGATGCATGAGCGTCAGCAAGTGGTCGACAAGTACCTGGAAAAACTTTCGCCAGCCGACCAGAAGGCCATGAAAGATGAAATGGCGGCCAACCACAAGAAAGCTGAAGCCGATGTGCGTGCCTTGCTGAAACCAGATCAACAGAAGCAATTCGACGAGATCCAGAAAAAACAGGCTGAGCGTCGCGCCGAATGGGCCGAGTTCAAGGCCTGGAAAGCGCAACAGCAGCAAAAGGCGCAATAA
- a CDS encoding response regulator transcription factor: MSELLLIDDDQELCELLSSWLSQEGFQVRACHDGQSARRALAETSPAAVVLDVMLPDGSGLELLKQLRNDHPDLPVLMLSARGEPLDRILGLELGADDYLAKPCDPRELTARLRAVLRRSHPAAVSSQLELGDLCFSPVRGVVSIDEQEFTLTVSESRLLEALLKQPGEPLDKQELAQIALGRKLTLYDRSLDMHVSNLRKKIGPHPDGRPRIVALRSRGYYYSL, encoded by the coding sequence ATGAGCGAGCTGTTATTAATTGATGATGACCAGGAGCTGTGTGAGCTCCTGAGCAGTTGGTTGAGCCAGGAAGGCTTTCAAGTCCGCGCCTGCCACGATGGTCAGAGCGCCCGTCGCGCACTGGCCGAAACGTCGCCGGCAGCCGTGGTACTGGACGTGATGCTGCCGGACGGCAGTGGCCTGGAGCTGCTCAAGCAATTGCGCAACGATCACCCGGACTTGCCGGTGCTGATGCTCTCGGCCCGCGGCGAGCCGCTGGACCGCATCCTCGGCCTGGAACTCGGCGCCGACGACTACCTGGCCAAACCGTGCGACCCACGGGAACTGACAGCCCGCCTGCGCGCCGTGTTGCGCCGCAGTCATCCGGCGGCGGTGTCCAGCCAGCTGGAACTGGGCGATCTGTGTTTCAGTCCGGTGCGCGGCGTGGTCAGCATCGATGAACAGGAATTCACCCTCACCGTCTCCGAAAGCCGTTTGCTCGAAGCCCTGCTCAAGCAACCCGGCGAGCCGCTGGATAAACAGGAACTGGCGCAAATCGCCCTCGGCCGCAAGCTGACGCTGTACGACCGTAGCCTGGACATGCACGTCAGCAACCTGCGCAAAAAGATCGGCCCGCACCCCGACGGCCGCCCACGCATCGTGGCCCTGCGCAGCCGCGGCTATTACTACAGCCTCTGA
- a CDS encoding translation initiation factor 2 produces the protein MRKGPLCLMLVTLSIVAPAHGEESAEGGNSTPLSLSAGSQITELQQRLKVSEQQREVLSKQLQNTDAERESAQLSRLRQENQRLKLQLKEVQASSPLPRLLTDQQQWFVIGAAVALLALLCGIFASGATRKRRQWLN, from the coding sequence ATGCGCAAAGGTCCGTTGTGTCTGATGTTGGTGACGTTGTCGATTGTGGCCCCCGCCCACGGTGAAGAAAGCGCCGAGGGCGGTAATTCCACACCGCTGTCCCTGAGCGCCGGCAGCCAGATCACCGAGTTGCAACAGCGCTTGAAGGTAAGCGAACAGCAACGAGAAGTACTGAGCAAACAACTGCAAAATACCGATGCCGAACGCGAAAGCGCCCAGCTGAGCCGGTTGCGCCAAGAGAATCAGCGCCTCAAGCTGCAACTCAAGGAAGTCCAGGCCAGCAGCCCGCTGCCGCGTCTATTGACCGATCAGCAACAGTGGTTCGTCATCGGCGCCGCAGTAGCGCTATTGGCGCTGCTCTGCGGTATCTTCGCCAGTGGTGCCACCAGAAAACGTAGGCAATGGCTAAATTGA
- a CDS encoding YciI family protein codes for MLYAIIATDVANSLEARLAARPAHLERLQVLKGEGRIVLAGPHPAVDSNDPGAAGFTGSLIVAEFDSLSAAQAWADADPYIAAGVYANVSVKPFKQVLP; via the coding sequence ATGCTTTACGCAATCATTGCCACAGACGTCGCCAACTCCCTGGAAGCCCGCCTGGCCGCACGGCCTGCACACCTTGAGCGCCTGCAAGTGCTCAAAGGTGAAGGTCGCATCGTTTTGGCCGGTCCACACCCGGCGGTCGACAGCAATGATCCGGGCGCTGCGGGTTTCACCGGCAGCCTGATCGTCGCCGAATTCGATTCCCTGAGCGCCGCCCAGGCTTGGGCCGACGCTGATCCGTATATCGCCGCAGGCGTCTACGCCAACGTTTCGGTCAAGCCGTTCAAGCAAGTCCTGCCGTAA
- a CDS encoding septation protein A — MKQFIDFIPLLLFFIVFKLDPRVVDIAGHELTVGGIYSATAMLIISSLVVYGTLFIKQRKLEKSQWLTLIACLVFGSLTLAFHSETFLKWKAPVVNWLFALAFIGSHFVGEQLLIKRIMGHALTLPEPVWTRLNIAWIGFFLFCGAANLFVAFTFQDYWVDFKVFGSLGMTLLFLVGQGIYLSRHLHDADTTTPKTED; from the coding sequence GTGAAACAATTCATCGATTTCATCCCGCTTCTGCTGTTTTTCATCGTCTTCAAACTCGATCCACGGGTCGTCGACATCGCCGGTCATGAGTTGACTGTAGGCGGTATTTACAGCGCCACCGCCATGCTGATCATCAGCTCCCTGGTGGTTTACGGCACGCTGTTCATCAAGCAGCGCAAGCTCGAGAAGAGCCAGTGGCTGACCCTCATCGCCTGCCTGGTCTTCGGCAGCCTGACCCTGGCGTTCCACAGCGAAACCTTCCTGAAATGGAAAGCCCCGGTGGTGAACTGGCTGTTCGCCCTGGCGTTCATTGGCAGCCACTTCGTCGGTGAGCAACTGCTGATCAAACGCATCATGGGCCACGCGCTGACCCTGCCGGAGCCGGTCTGGACCCGTCTGAACATCGCCTGGATCGGGTTTTTCCTGTTTTGCGGTGCCGCCAACCTGTTCGTCGCGTTCACCTTTCAGGACTACTGGGTTGACTTCAAAGTCTTCGGCAGCCTGGGCATGACGCTGCTGTTCCTGGTCGGCCAGGGCATTTACCTGTCCCGCCACCTGCACGACGCCGATACCACAACGCCAAAAACCGAGGACTGA
- a CDS encoding PHP domain-containing protein has protein sequence MNVDLHCHSTASDGALAPAVLVARAFEKGVRVLALTDHDTLEGLDEARSTAIALGMQLVNGVELSCTWGGATIHVLGYGFDVNAAPLVEAIAKLHDGRWLRSEEISRKLALKGMPGALEGARAIQQELGDSGNAPARPHFADWMVREGFVKDRAEAFRKWLGAGKLGDVKQHWPTLEDTVETLRAAKAWVSLAHPWHYDFTRSKRRRLIADYIQAGGHAIEVVNGHQPAEQVGSLAILAREFGLLVSAGSDFHGPGGWSEIGEYRPLPEDLPPLWCRFKHDPIIAAV, from the coding sequence GTGAACGTTGATTTGCACTGCCATAGCACGGCCTCCGATGGCGCTCTCGCGCCTGCAGTACTGGTTGCGCGTGCGTTCGAGAAAGGCGTGCGAGTCCTGGCCTTGACCGATCACGACACTCTCGAGGGCCTCGACGAGGCCCGCAGCACGGCGATTGCGCTGGGGATGCAACTGGTCAATGGCGTCGAATTGTCCTGCACCTGGGGCGGCGCGACCATTCACGTGCTGGGCTATGGTTTCGACGTCAACGCCGCACCCTTGGTCGAGGCCATCGCAAAATTGCACGATGGCCGCTGGTTACGGTCCGAAGAAATAAGCCGAAAACTGGCATTGAAAGGCATGCCGGGCGCGCTGGAAGGAGCCCGGGCCATCCAGCAGGAACTGGGCGACAGCGGCAATGCGCCGGCCCGCCCGCATTTCGCCGACTGGATGGTGCGTGAAGGTTTCGTCAAGGACCGCGCCGAAGCGTTCCGTAAATGGCTGGGCGCCGGCAAGCTGGGGGACGTCAAGCAACACTGGCCGACCCTGGAAGACACGGTCGAAACCCTCCGCGCCGCCAAGGCCTGGGTCAGCCTGGCGCATCCGTGGCACTACGATTTCACTCGCAGCAAACGTCGCCGGCTGATTGCCGACTATATTCAAGCAGGGGGCCACGCAATCGAAGTGGTCAATGGCCATCAGCCCGCCGAGCAAGTGGGCAGCCTGGCGATTCTCGCCCGTGAGTTCGGTCTGCTGGTCAGCGCCGGCAGTGATTTTCATGGCCCTGGAGGCTGGTCCGAGATCGGTGAGTACCGCCCGCTCCCGGAGGATCTGCCACCACTGTGGTGTCGATTCAAACATGACCCAATTATTGCCGCCGTCTGA
- a CDS encoding L-threonylcarbamoyladenylate synthase: MSQFFQIHPENPQARLIKQAVEIIRSGGVVIYPTDSSYAIGCQIGDKNAVERVRRLRQLDEKHNFALICSDLSQLGLFAKIDTGTFRLLKAHLPGPYTFILNATREVPRLLLHPKKRTIGLRVPSHPIALALLEELGEPLMSVTLIMPGDTDPMTDPYEMRQLLEHQVDLIIDGGFGGIKASTVINLADGEPEVIRVGCGDPTPFMAEA; encoded by the coding sequence GTGAGTCAATTTTTCCAGATTCATCCGGAAAACCCGCAAGCGCGCCTGATCAAACAGGCTGTCGAGATCATCCGCAGCGGCGGGGTGGTGATTTATCCCACAGACTCGTCCTACGCCATTGGTTGCCAGATCGGCGACAAGAATGCCGTGGAGCGCGTGCGCCGGTTGAGACAGCTGGACGAAAAGCATAACTTCGCGCTGATTTGCAGCGACCTGTCGCAACTGGGGCTGTTTGCCAAGATCGATACCGGCACCTTCCGCCTGCTTAAAGCTCATCTTCCGGGACCTTACACCTTCATTCTCAACGCCACCCGCGAAGTCCCGCGGCTGTTGTTGCATCCGAAAAAACGCACCATCGGCCTGCGCGTACCGAGCCATCCGATTGCCCTGGCACTGCTGGAAGAACTCGGCGAACCGCTGATGAGCGTGACGCTGATCATGCCCGGCGACACCGACCCGATGACCGATCCTTACGAAATGCGCCAGTTGCTCGAGCATCAGGTCGACCTGATCATCGACGGCGGTTTTGGCGGGATCAAGGCGTCCACCGTGATCAACCTCGCCGACGGCGAGCCGGAAGTGATCCGCGTTGGTTGCGGCGACCCGACGCCGTTCATGGCCGAGGCGTAG
- a CDS encoding ScpA family protein codes for MSAVEPVVDSQAGAQQELPFAMVYGQAVMEIPLDLYIPPDALEVFLEAFEGPLDLLLYLIRKQNINILDIPVAEITRQYMGYVELMQSVRLELAAEYLVMAAMLAEIKSRMLLPRAETIEAEEDDPRAELIRRLQEYERFKAAAEGIDGLSRVGRDVVVPKLDAPEARARKLLPDVRLSELLLSMAEVLRRGDMFESHQVSREALSTRERMSDVLERLKGGGFVPFAELFTAEEGRLGVVVTFMAILELVKESLVELVQNEPFAAIHVRARAE; via the coding sequence ATGTCTGCAGTAGAACCCGTTGTCGACAGTCAGGCCGGAGCCCAGCAAGAGCTGCCCTTCGCGATGGTCTATGGCCAGGCGGTCATGGAAATACCGCTGGACCTGTACATTCCACCGGATGCACTTGAAGTCTTTCTCGAAGCCTTCGAAGGCCCCCTTGACCTGCTGCTGTACCTGATCCGCAAACAGAACATCAACATCCTCGACATCCCGGTGGCGGAAATCACCCGTCAGTACATGGGCTATGTCGAGTTGATGCAGTCGGTGCGCCTGGAGTTGGCCGCCGAGTACCTGGTCATGGCCGCGATGCTGGCCGAGATCAAGTCGCGGATGCTGCTACCGCGTGCCGAAACGATCGAGGCCGAAGAAGACGATCCTCGCGCTGAACTGATCCGCCGCTTGCAAGAGTACGAACGCTTCAAGGCTGCAGCTGAAGGCATCGATGGCCTGAGCCGTGTGGGGCGTGACGTGGTAGTCCCCAAGCTCGACGCCCCGGAAGCCCGGGCACGCAAGCTGTTGCCGGATGTGCGCTTGTCAGAGCTGCTGTTGTCCATGGCCGAGGTCCTGCGCCGTGGCGACATGTTCGAAAGTCACCAGGTCAGCCGCGAGGCACTGTCCACCCGCGAACGCATGAGCGATGTGCTGGAGCGCCTCAAGGGCGGCGGTTTCGTGCCCTTTGCCGAGCTGTTCACCGCTGAGGAAGGACGTCTGGGGGTGGTGGTAACCTTTATGGCGATTCTCGAACTGGTCAAGGAATCCTTGGTCGAGCTGGTGCAGAATGAGCCGTTCGCAGCGATCCACGTGCGGGCCCGAGCCGAATAA
- the scpB gene encoding SMC-Scp complex subunit ScpB gives MNLTEPRELAPLLEAFLLASGKPQSLERLFELFEEGERPEPPVFKKALTILAKSCDGRAFELKEVASGYRLQIREKFSPWVGRLWEERPQRYSRAMLETIALIAYRQPITRGEIEDVRGVAVNSHIVKTLLEREWIRIVGYRDVPGKPAMFATTKAFLDHFNLKNLDDLPPLAELRELEPDPVLDFDDAPVPAGLQELADASAEPEEPKEETSFHTLLLELDTMEEGLKTDFDDLLRDGEVTETEEILDQPEPEPEPETEVELQVESEATVEEEQEDDVLGVAEAREKLLAAVAALEQHKPEPELSDEEAEARALAEAIEAERREFDD, from the coding sequence ATGAACCTGACTGAACCCCGCGAGCTGGCGCCACTGCTTGAAGCCTTTCTGTTGGCCTCGGGAAAACCGCAATCGCTTGAACGCCTGTTCGAACTCTTCGAAGAGGGCGAGCGGCCGGAGCCGCCGGTCTTCAAGAAAGCCCTGACGATTCTCGCCAAGTCCTGCGACGGCCGGGCCTTCGAGCTGAAGGAAGTGGCCTCCGGGTATCGCTTGCAGATCCGCGAAAAGTTCTCGCCGTGGGTAGGACGTTTGTGGGAAGAGCGGCCGCAGCGCTATTCCCGCGCCATGCTCGAAACCATAGCGCTGATCGCCTATCGTCAGCCGATCACCCGGGGCGAGATCGAAGACGTGCGGGGCGTGGCGGTCAACAGTCACATCGTCAAAACCTTGCTGGAGCGCGAGTGGATCCGCATCGTCGGCTACCGCGACGTGCCGGGTAAGCCGGCGATGTTTGCGACCACCAAGGCGTTTCTCGATCACTTCAATTTGAAAAACCTCGACGATTTGCCACCGCTGGCCGAATTGCGCGAGCTTGAGCCTGATCCGGTGCTCGATTTCGACGACGCGCCGGTGCCTGCCGGGTTGCAGGAACTGGCCGACGCCAGCGCCGAGCCGGAAGAGCCGAAGGAAGAAACCAGTTTCCACACGTTGTTGCTGGAGCTGGACACCATGGAGGAAGGGCTCAAGACCGACTTCGACGATCTGTTGCGTGATGGCGAGGTGACCGAGACCGAAGAGATCCTGGATCAGCCCGAGCCCGAGCCCGAGCCTGAGACCGAAGTTGAACTTCAGGTCGAGTCCGAAGCCACAGTCGAAGAAGAGCAGGAAGATGATGTGCTTGGCGTTGCCGAGGCTCGCGAGAAACTCCTGGCCGCTGTCGCCGCTCTTGAACAACACAAGCCCGAGCCCGAGTTGAGCGACGAAGAAGCCGAAGCCCGAGCCCTGGCCGAAGCGATCGAAGCCGAACGCCGCGAGTTCGATGACTGA
- a CDS encoding DUF1289 domain-containing protein, whose translation MSSTKDPCISVCKFTDDICLGCGRSKREIKAWKKLDKVDKRTVLAEASLRLIKLGATGRRKSR comes from the coding sequence ATGAGTTCAACAAAAGACCCCTGCATCAGCGTCTGCAAGTTCACCGACGACATCTGCCTCGGCTGCGGCCGCAGCAAACGCGAGATCAAGGCCTGGAAGAAACTCGACAAGGTCGATAAACGCACCGTCCTCGCCGAAGCCTCGCTGCGATTGATCAAACTCGGCGCCACCGGTCGGCGGAAATCCAGGTAA
- the rluB gene encoding 23S rRNA pseudouridine(2605) synthase RluB, giving the protein MSINDQKDDQEIGPAGEKLQKVLARIGVGSRRDVEAWISHGRIKVNGKDATLGQRVDMHDAITIDGKVIKREEAAESVRRVIMYNKPDGEICTRLDPEGRPTVFDKMPRPKEGRWINIGRLDINTTGLLMFTTDGELANRLMHPSYEMDREYAVRVRGEVDDEMIERLKAGVVLEDGPAKFTDIKQAPGGEGFNHWYHCVVMEGRNREVRRLWESQGLVVSRLKRVRFGPVFLNSDLPMGRWREMSQYEVDILSAEVGLTPVAMPQMNAKSKDKLDRMQRKSSRPMGKTERVRSLRPAIGNQTAATPRDSREPQIEGERPARKPAAPRADGERGPRTPRPANGRTERGEGRGAPSGGRSDRGAPAGRGESRGESGRGTPVADRPSDTKRPAKAPAKKRPGIVLVDKDAPSGKRRGAPAGSGQRPGFGRRKPE; this is encoded by the coding sequence ATGAGTATCAACGACCAGAAAGACGACCAGGAAATCGGCCCAGCAGGCGAAAAACTGCAGAAAGTCCTCGCCCGTATCGGCGTCGGCTCGCGCCGTGACGTAGAAGCCTGGATCAGCCACGGCCGCATCAAGGTCAATGGCAAAGACGCCACCCTCGGGCAGCGCGTCGACATGCACGACGCCATCACCATTGATGGCAAGGTGATCAAGCGCGAAGAAGCCGCCGAGTCGGTACGCCGCGTGATCATGTACAACAAGCCGGACGGCGAAATCTGCACCCGCCTTGATCCGGAAGGCCGTCCGACCGTTTTCGACAAGATGCCGCGCCCGAAAGAAGGTCGCTGGATCAACATCGGTCGTCTGGACATCAACACCACCGGCCTGCTGATGTTCACCACCGACGGTGAGCTGGCCAACCGCCTGATGCACCCTTCCTACGAAATGGACCGTGAATACGCGGTACGTGTGCGTGGCGAAGTCGATGACGAGATGATCGAGCGTCTGAAAGCAGGCGTCGTCCTCGAAGACGGCCCGGCCAAGTTCACCGACATCAAGCAGGCGCCAGGCGGAGAAGGTTTCAACCATTGGTATCACTGCGTGGTGATGGAAGGTCGCAACCGCGAAGTCCGTCGTCTGTGGGAATCCCAAGGCCTGGTGGTCAGCCGTCTGAAGCGCGTGCGTTTCGGCCCGGTGTTCCTCAACTCCGACCTGCCGATGGGCCGCTGGCGCGAAATGAGCCAGTACGAAGTCGACATTCTGAGTGCCGAAGTTGGCCTGACGCCTGTGGCCATGCCGCAGATGAACGCCAAGAGCAAAGACAAGCTCGACCGCATGCAGCGTAAATCGTCGCGTCCAATGGGCAAGACCGAGCGCGTGCGTTCGTTGCGTCCAGCCATCGGTAACCAGACCGCTGCTACACCGCGTGACTCCCGTGAACCGCAAATCGAAGGCGAGCGCCCCGCCCGCAAGCCAGCAGCACCTCGTGCTGACGGCGAGCGCGGTCCACGCACTCCGCGTCCGGCCAACGGTCGCACTGAGCGTGGCGAAGGTCGTGGTGCGCCAAGCGGCGGTCGTAGCGATCGCGGTGCTCCAGCCGGTCGTGGCGAGTCTCGTGGTGAGTCGGGTCGCGGTACGCCGGTGGCAGACCGTCCTTCCGACACCAAGCGCCCGGCCAAGGCACCGGCGAAGAAGCGTCCAGGCATCGTTCTCGTCGACAAGGACGCTCCATCGGGCAAACGCCGTGGTGCGCCAGCCGGTTCGGGTCAGCGCCCGGGCTTCGGTCGTCGCAAGCCTGAGTAA
- a CDS encoding leucyl aminopeptidase, translating to MDKQRAISHFLYYLEHHPALAGINPAKVLLGHTADYQALTGAIAEQAGASPRFSFSAMRLDLEPTELLAQAIADSNLYIFFYDSSTLPNPRPDGPVFVRALQGVMAENWKKSLLFKDYGDYFYDTFSVTPQRIAGLNSHLIQRMSHATTLSFKDDHGSWFETPLSSIKKWTDINGVGNFDLAPGEIATHSEAINGRVKFMGTFLSTIPFARKYGVLESPLELWIENSTISKIATEVPGLEHDFNKYLEANPSNRRIEELGIGTNEGVKALYARNAGFEERHCGLHLGLGGGAKGSHHLDLIFSSGVLALDDEPVFDGRFVF from the coding sequence ATGGATAAGCAACGCGCCATTTCGCATTTCCTTTATTACCTCGAACATCACCCTGCCCTTGCCGGCATCAACCCGGCGAAGGTCTTGCTCGGCCACACGGCTGATTACCAGGCACTGACGGGCGCCATCGCCGAACAGGCCGGTGCCAGCCCACGCTTCAGTTTCAGCGCAATGCGACTGGATCTGGAACCCACGGAGTTGCTGGCCCAGGCGATTGCCGACAGCAATCTGTACATTTTTTTCTACGACTCTTCCACCCTGCCCAACCCACGCCCCGACGGCCCGGTATTTGTCCGCGCGCTGCAAGGCGTCATGGCCGAGAACTGGAAGAAGTCGCTGCTGTTCAAGGATTACGGCGATTACTTCTACGACACGTTCAGTGTCACCCCGCAGCGCATTGCCGGGTTGAACAGCCACTTGATCCAGCGCATGTCCCATGCCACTACGTTAAGTTTCAAAGATGATCACGGCTCGTGGTTCGAAACACCGTTGAGCAGTATCAAGAAGTGGACCGACATCAACGGTGTCGGCAACTTCGATCTGGCGCCCGGTGAAATTGCCACGCACAGCGAAGCCATTAACGGCCGGGTCAAGTTCATGGGGACTTTTCTCAGCACCATTCCATTTGCCCGCAAATACGGGGTGCTGGAGTCGCCGCTAGAGTTGTGGATCGAAAACTCGACCATCAGCAAAATCGCCACCGAGGTGCCGGGGCTGGAACATGACTTCAACAAGTACCTGGAGGCCAATCCATCCAACCGGCGCATCGAGGAGCTGGGGATTGGCACCAATGAAGGCGTTAAAGCGTTGTATGCGCGCAATGCCGGGTTCGAGGAGCGCCATTGCGGGCTGCATCTCGGGTTGGGCGGTGGCGCGAAGGGTAGCCATCATCTGGACCTGATCTTCTCCAGCGGCGTGTTGGCGCTGGATGATGAGCCGGTGTTTGATGGGCGGTTTGTCTTTTAA